Genomic window (Arachis hypogaea cultivar Tifrunner chromosome 13, arahy.Tifrunner.gnm2.J5K5, whole genome shotgun sequence):
CCCAAGGTGTCCGACACAGTTGTAGAGCCATACAATGCCACACTTTCTGTTCATCAGCTCGTTGAAAATGCTGATGAATGCATGGTCTTGGACAACGAAGCTCTCTATGATATCTGCTTCCGCACTTTGAAGCTTGCTACACCAACTTGTGAGTTTCTATTTGAATTTTAGTACAGTTAGTGAAATTTATGATTAGTATTCTTGCTGTATGGATAATATTGATGTTGTATTTATTTGCTTGAGGTAAAAAATGTGTTAAGTAATGATTAAGACGAAGTTTTCATTTTCCTAGACCATTcaattttgaatattaaaataggagtatATATCACGTTAGTGGGAGGATTCAAGTGGGTTTGTGTCTTGTGTCTCACTCATACCTGTGGTTATGGTTGTTGAACTTCTGCAATCATTTGGTTTTGTTTGCTTGTCTGATTTGAACTCATAATGTATATTGTATCTACTTTTCTTATTATTGCAGTTGGTGACCTTAACCACCTCATTTCTGCTACCATGAGTGGAGTTACTTGTTGTCTACGTTTCCCTGGGCAGCTGAACTCTGATCTTAGAAAGCTTGCTGTCAACCTTATCCCCTTCCCTCGtctccatttcttcatggttgGGTTTGCACCCTTGACATCAAGAGGTTCCCAGCAGTATCGCAACTTGACTGTGCCTGAATTGACTCAGCAGATGTGGGATGCCAAGAACATGATGTGTGCTGCAGATCCACGCCACGGTCGTTATCTGACTGCCTCGGCAATGTTCCGTGGTAAGATGAGCACCAAGGAAGTGGATGAGCAGATGATAAATGTGCAAAACAAAAACTCTTCTTACTTTGTGGAGTGGATACCTAACAACGTGAAGTCTAGCGTGTGCGATATTCCACCTAGGGGTCTCAAGATGGCATCCACCTTCATTGGCAACTCAACATCAATTCAGGAGATGTTCAGGAGAGTTAGTGAGCAGTTCACAGCAATGTTCAGGCGCAAGGCTTTCTTGCATTGGTACACTGGAGAGGGAATGGACGAAATGGAGTTCACCGAGGCTGAGAGTAACATGAATGATCTAGTTGCAGAGTATCAGCAGTACCAGGATGCTACTGCTGATGAGGAAGAATatggagaggaagaagaggaggctGCTGCTTAAGCTGCTTTAAATTGTGGAACAGTCAAAATACGTTGACTTGTTTATTGTTGATGTGTTTTGAATGGATTGAGGGTCGTTGAGACATTAAGTCATTGTATAATCTGGGATCTGCGGAGAGTGCTTCTATTTTGAGGTCATGGATGTCTTACTAGGTAGTTCCTTATATATATCGATGGTGGCAGTTTCCCTCTATTACCATTGTTTCCCCTTTTTGTTCCAGTTGttttctttctaattattttatttttttattggttttgAATTCAACAAGCATTAACTTATACTACTGGCTTTcccattttattttgaaatagcATGTTGTTGGGAGAGGAATAAGTGAAAA
Coding sequences:
- the LOC112792361 gene encoding tubulin beta-5 chain, with translation MREILHIQGGQCGNQIGAKFWEVICDEHGIDHTGKYSGDSELQLERINVYYNEASGGRYVPRAVLMDLEPGTMDSLRSGPIGQIFRPDNFVFGQSGAGNNWAKGHYTEGAELIDSVLDVVRKEAENCDCLQGFQVCHSLGGGTGSGMGTLLISKIREEYPDRMMLTFSVFPSPKVSDTVVEPYNATLSVHQLVENADECMVLDNEALYDICFRTLKLATPTFGDLNHLISATMSGVTCCLRFPGQLNSDLRKLAVNLIPFPRLHFFMVGFAPLTSRGSQQYRNLTVPELTQQMWDAKNMMCAADPRHGRYLTASAMFRGKMSTKEVDEQMINVQNKNSSYFVEWIPNNVKSSVCDIPPRGLKMASTFIGNSTSIQEMFRRVSEQFTAMFRRKAFLHWYTGEGMDEMEFTEAESNMNDLVAEYQQYQDATADEEEYGEEEEEAAA